ATTGTGAGCAATGGACAGGTCATGTCTTGGGATCGTGCAGTATTCCAGCTGAGGACTGGTCGGCTATGGGTGTGGTGCTTCTTGCAGGAAATTACCTGGATCATCCGATTCAGATACCAATCTCTACGGTGCATGATATTTTCTTTCTTTTACATATTCTTTTTTTGGGAGGGCTGAGCATCTAGTGTTTGATCATTTTACATGGAAAAAGGTGACGCTTTTCAATGTACTCGTACTGCCAAAAATGTTTGGACTCTCCCTATGATTCTGTGGTCGGGTGGAAATACTCAGACATATACGAAGCCTCTTCGATTTGAAGACACTTGGTTTTATTTTAGCGTACTCAACCCATTACCTCTAGTGCtgaacgagtgtactcgttgcttgggttttcccgagtacgctcgggtgacctccaagtatttataactgctcggagatttagttttcatcgtggcagctgaatgatttacagctactagctaggctgagtacatgtgggggttgcctggttgctagcgaatccccacatgtactcagcctggctagtagctgtaaatcattcagctgaggtgatgaaaactaaatctccgagcagttacaaatactcggaggtcacccgagcgtgcttgggaaagcccgagcaacgagtacactcgctcatcactaattacttccACTGCGGCGCATTGATCTCCCTGGTGTACAGGGTGGATATCATACAGGTGGAAGATTGAGTCTACAAAGATGGTGCCAGGAGATGGTGGACAAGCTTTGTAACTGGTAAGGACATGGACTTGGGTGCACTTGGAGCTGGCTAAGAATCCAGTGGTATGTAGTTTTGGAAATGCATCATGAAAACCATTGGGACCATGGTTAGTGTTTTCTAAAATGACCTCAAGTTTTGGAAAACTCCCTCTAAACTAGATGAACTTGTGTTTCTTTTTTCCGTGTAGCTCAGTCATGTCATTCATGGACATACTCTTGAGCCTGGAGATTCACGGCTAAAGGTTCACACAGATTccaagtggtttttttttttaagcgcaAGAAAAAAATATTCtagacaatttttttatttattcaattCCAATGGAATCTGTCTGTACGAGTCCAGTAAAGCAGTGTATACTCCAGTAATATACTTACCATGTAGCAGCTGAGACAAATGGAGAATGTCGTGTAGCCACATTCCATACCCAGATAGTAATGGTATACCGATGTGCCACGGCAGCCGGCAGCTCTCCTTGTTATTCCTGTGGCGGTATTGAGCTTTGCATGACTGCACTTGTTAGTGGCCTTTTTGTATCATGGCTCCTGGCTTTCTGCTTTCATATGACAAGAAGCACATCCATAACTGGAATGTATTGTTTGTGAAAGACCCGAGCAAATACGTTACAGGTTATAGAATGCACCAGGTGTTACCATCACTTTTACCAAAAATAGCATGGGAGTAGATAAAGTCTAGGATGGCATGAGAAGCAGTCTTTGTATTCATTcccaaaaatagatttttttaaattgattccatCATTGTCGTGTCTCAACCTCGGATATGCTGTAGGCAGATCTTGCCATGCTTCCATTTTCAATGGCTTCTTGATGGTCAGCCAACCGGGCCTTTGGTCTCCCCGATTTTCATTTTACCCCTGACCAATTTCAAGCAGCATCTCCTCCTTTTTCAGTTAAATTTGCAAGTGACTGGTTTCCAATTGCGACATATGGCCGAGATGTGGAAATTTGTGAATGCAGGCAGAAGAAAAAATAATGTCTTTGAGATGTGGTGCTGGAGAAAACTCGAACGAATCCCATGTACAGCTAGTATCACCAACAAAGATATTTCTCATTGATCGTCCCTGGAAGGCAAGATCACCAAATAGAATCTGATTTATTTTAGATATGTGATGAAGGCAAATTCACCCCAAAATTAGTGGTTATTATACTGTGACCGCAACAATTTGCCGGAGCCTACTGCAGACAACTACTTCCTTATAAGAAATACTATTGGAAACTCCATTGTATATGGTTCTTTCACAAACACAGACCCTTATTTAAAGCTGTTGTTGTAATTAACTGTGTCCTTTTCATAATTTTCTTCTGTCCATCCATGTAACTTATTAGAGTGTTTCCCTATTTTGAAGTAGAGAGGATCTTCAGGGGTTTCCGTCTGAGTCCATATGTCTTGGCTAGGCTTCTTGGCATGAGTTAAGCCCTAGGGCGTAGCCTTAAAAAGCAACGGTGATGAGAAATGAACAAAAAATTGCTCTTGGTTACATGAGAACTGTACATGACATATAAGCCGTATATTAACCATACCATATCAAATCTTCGAAAGGAAGCTCTTCCTGCAAGGGGCTAGTCTGTTATGGAAAATGTCGTACACATGAGGCTGCTCTACTCATTCGTAAATGGCCAGCAGTATTTATTCTGTAATATTTCCTTCTGTACAAGGGTCCCATTTGTTCCACTGCTGTATAGATTCCTTGGCTGTAATTCTGTAGACTGATATGTTAAATTTGGGTGTGTTCACACAATGTGATCAAATCATATTTTTTTGTCACAATTGCCTCAAAAACACAATGTTCTATCTTTGCCTCAGTTTTGCAAGAAAAAAACCCTGCCACTTTGCTGCAATTTGATCTCCATATATAAATGTACCCTACTGATACATTCTATCAGAGTTTTTGGTGGCACGACACACTATGTTGGTAACATTAGGGGAATTAGGGAATTTTCTAATGACTTACCGTAAGTCATGGGTTCTTGGACCAGAGATTGGAATAAAACTAAGgtttgttgagtcctcttccgtccctggcttcctggattgaggaatccaagtaaatgacacgcagcacaaaggttgtgtgttcataaacaggggtagccccggagcacgcctgcctcactgggcgctgccccttctttatatagtaagaagttaggcatttacagacatgcgcacaagcgctcatatttcataatcacttacaaagcaaatctatactagtgaaaagttacaatatctggtatgtgggtgaaaggctacaatatcaaggagaaatgcgcgcgtgattacttctataaaaggaaatgtcaagtttgctgtgcagaagcagatttcatctgggagacaaaatggatcctttggttcagtctggtctccacaattcccccctttgacatattcttttataatttgtcataaatttttgcatgaagcttgtgcattttcttctttatgcggcagtatactaaaatataaaagaaaattagtacggcaataataaactttatactcttgcatctattacacaaaatttatttgtgcatactgagatacccttgagtacaatcttgaataacacatacggtatatgattacaataatcataactatatgtattatgctctgcataatcccggcaacccacccaccgatccctctgaaccagttggctgggttaagaaaagaaaaggtatctgaccaccagctatccttattctggtcattgtctttgtcatactgatccctgagtcgttgtacgtcttttaatttaaatctcatactcatagtactattcgggtctatataatgacagcaggtgggtccaatgatttgacacatacccccttgtgaggcagttaggtaatccaataccagggtatgttggttgacgactattataagttgattctgtacagctacactagtgtttagtatatctaacatatcccagatctgatcatctagataatccgtggctctaactaatttatcccacatttgtgttaacataggataaataaaaatggtactagcaattttgttgggaattcccatttgtactatatgcggcctccccgagggacgtggtgagttatccgcagctcttttatacagtgtgtgcttgggcacggcttgcatattcacttgtttatttgaaattatgaaagtagctggggttaggcgtcctaatgtacaagtaccctttatacctacgggaagccatttatatgctccttctccgcatatccaaaatgtgccctcaggcagatcccatagagctgagtgctgcaataccaatctgtgagccaagtccacaaatctagatacattctgaagcatacaccaagagggtttttgtcccaaggggctacagtacccggctgcgggattaccacatacatgcattccgttgacatactcattggattcattacaaaccaggttccccggcttacttgtacaactgtctgcatcaccttgggggaacaactcagaatgttcccattttctattatgtatgtatctttccaatactacaggtttgaaagcatcagagggaggggcggttgtactgaaactgagctgtagattttctgtggggacctgtcctaaattagttaatccagtcttattcctagggacccaggctccacccttataggccaaatattgtagatgtgtactactccctgagagattaccctgccaccaaggaaattctacccatcccacaattggtatggcgattgtagtattccatagcctagtattaccagtttggttgttggccaggttgtctgaacaattaggccaagcgaatatttcttctgctgatacgggaactgctagaaaaggtatacttgtggctgataccggcgaatgggtacagatccaacaatctgtcagggtttgtgtattgtttaacaagtcgtgcactaattttctatgatgttgtacgaatctattgttcaaaggggctaaagaatttagtctttcccatgccttcattgtggttaacattattaacatcaatatcatgagttttatactgcttttttgcaatggcttgcatgtatccatgatgcctttccttcaagcttgactgatgtaggtgttgtcaacaggacttggaagggtccgtcaaatcttggttcaagagcctttctggtgtgtctttttatatagacttgatcacctggttccaacttgtgacttccttcagtgttgtcaggatctggaagggaagcaaaaacttgtgcatgcaccttagttaattgtttctgaagattttgcacataggaagtcagtgattcaatatttaacacaagttgctgtggaaagtaacatcctaaattggcagtcctgccaaacaaaatttcatgtggagacagtttagtcttaccccttagggtattgcgtattgagtaaagggccagtgaaaggcattctgtccaaggctttcctgtttcagccatggctttctgta
The Ranitomeya imitator isolate aRanImi1 chromosome 3, aRanImi1.pri, whole genome shotgun sequence genome window above contains:
- the LOC138672804 gene encoding syncytin-2-like, whose protein sequence is MDTCKPLQKSSIKLMILMLIMLTTMKAWERLNSLAPLNNRFVQHHRKLVHDLLNNTQTLTDCWICTHSPVSATSIPFLAVPVSAEEIFAWPNCSDNLANNQTGNTRLWNTTIAIPIVGWVEFPWWQGNLSGSSTHLQYLAYKGGAWVPRNKTGLTNLGQVPTENLQLSFSTTAPPSDAFKPVVLERYIHNRKWEHSELFPQGDADSCTSKPGNLVCNESNEYVNGMHVCGNPAAGYCSPLGQKPSWCMLQNVSRFVDLAHRLVLQHSALWDLPEGTFWICGEGAYKWLPVGIKGTCTLGRLTPATFIISNKQVNMQAVPKHTLYKRAADNSPRPSGRPHIVQMGIPNKIASTIFIYPMLTQMWDKLVRATDYLDDQIWDMLDILNTSVAVQNQLIIVVNQHTLVLDYLTASQGGMCQIIGPTCCHYIDPNSTMSMRFKLKDVQRLRDQYDKDNDQNKDSWWSDTFSFLNPANWFRGIGGWVAGIMQSIIHIVMIIVIIYRMCYSRLYSRVSQYAQINFV